The proteins below come from a single candidate division WOR-3 bacterium genomic window:
- a CDS encoding haloacid dehalogenase-like hydrolase, whose protein sequence is MRKTKREKKYLFVSDFDQTISLDDSGTLISQALGISQDRFLEKVKAIRRRNIVQLGGELAYLLVTDPEYKGKVTKDIFIKVGKEIRLKNNVAELFKILNQGIEHIKFLPYVVSACPKPLIVKSLENILPEDQIFGTDFRYDHDGKVIEIDRTAAGQGKVAILDLLIERVHVPREQVIYVGDGSSDLHVMLHVNVYGGFTIAVSPSPYLGHISKRTVLSDNALAVLVPILEFILNYDEKQIKEFFNDIGHPIFKWNRAQTEWLTIEG, encoded by the coding sequence ATGCGTAAAACGAAACGGGAAAAGAAGTATCTTTTTGTCTCGGATTTTGACCAGACAATTTCTTTAGATGATTCTGGCACCTTAATTTCCCAGGCCCTAGGGATCTCGCAGGACCGGTTTTTAGAAAAGGTTAAGGCAATCCGGCGGCGTAATATTGTGCAATTAGGTGGTGAGCTGGCTTATCTTTTAGTTACTGACCCGGAATACAAGGGCAAGGTTACCAAAGATATTTTTATTAAGGTTGGCAAAGAGATTCGACTAAAAAATAATGTAGCCGAGCTATTTAAGATTTTAAATCAAGGTATTGAACATATTAAATTTTTACCTTATGTAGTCTCGGCTTGTCCTAAACCACTAATTGTAAAGTCATTAGAGAACATTTTACCGGAAGACCAGATCTTTGGTACCGATTTCCGCTACGACCACGATGGCAAGGTGATTGAAATTGACCGGACCGCAGCCGGGCAGGGCAAGGTGGCGATTTTAGATCTATTAATTGAACGAGTCCATGTGCCCCGCGAACAGGTGATTTATGTTGGTGACGGCTCCTCAGACCTGCATGTGATGCTCCATGTAAATGTTTATGGGGGCTTTACCATTGCGGTTTCACCTTCGCCGTATCTAGGGCATATTTCAAAACGCACAGTTCTTTCTGATAATGCCCTAGCCGTGCTTGTGCCAATTTTGGAATTTATTCTAAATTACGATGAGAAACAGATAAAAGAATTTTTTAATGATATTGGCCACCCAATCTTTAAATGGAACCGAGCCCAAACTGAGTGGTTAACAATTGAAGGCTAA
- a CDS encoding C25 family cysteine peptidase, protein MLHGCLVILFLVASISSGIGDYRPITNNIDDTELLIICPDRFINHISPLVEWKHKKGIVTTLVPLSTIGEKPEEIKEFIRHFYYYTSETRLKYLLLIGDIEELPPYPHPTLGNTDASYGDVNGDTLIEIGVGRLPARNTGQLLTMITRIFNYERRPKIIDIDTMFYKKATTIRQDPGPYHNAGCYFVRDMILANSDFVSVDTFVNPMHTKNDVRDSLKAGRSYVLYTGHGAGTNWVYPFDLSPYFNNAYRTPVIFSWCCRTVLGKNYLGQRWLRPGNLKRPRGAVAFIGTTTAGLYARYRNFVARNFFRAIFQYQTLDISAALKQGLDSLWQYSPDSFGHVLYQEWNLIGDPTLQLWSRVPQKMICEHDTIINNQRQVFELRVKNLYGEPIPGALVCLSTIDDRTFYYRGHTNHLGVITFEINPQGLEAFDITVSASNYLPYENRCRIIERFIINETSNEFLKRYNIPNETEFFLIDVQGRVIVNSDAYSSNYKLRPGIYYRYEKVPKAKTAKKLILLK, encoded by the coding sequence ATGCTGCATGGCTGCTTGGTAATACTGTTTTTAGTTGCATCGATTAGTTCAGGTATTGGGGACTATCGGCCGATTACTAATAATATTGACGATACAGAACTGCTGATTATTTGTCCAGATCGCTTTATTAATCATATTAGCCCGCTAGTTGAATGGAAGCACAAAAAAGGCATTGTAACTACTCTTGTGCCATTATCCACTATTGGGGAAAAGCCCGAAGAGATCAAAGAATTTATCCGGCATTTTTATTATTATACTAGTGAAACTCGCCTGAAATATCTTCTCCTGATTGGTGACATTGAAGAATTGCCACCGTATCCCCATCCGACCCTAGGTAATACTGATGCCAGTTATGGTGATGTTAATGGTGATACTCTCATAGAAATTGGGGTTGGCCGACTGCCGGCTCGAAATACCGGACAACTTTTGACGATGATTACTCGGATCTTTAATTACGAGCGTCGACCGAAAATCATTGATATCGATACAATGTTTTATAAGAAAGCTACAACAATCAGACAGGATCCCGGACCTTATCATAACGCCGGTTGTTATTTTGTTCGAGATATGATTTTAGCTAATAGCGATTTTGTTTCGGTTGATACTTTTGTTAATCCGATGCATACTAAAAATGATGTCCGAGACTCACTAAAAGCCGGTCGAAGTTATGTTTTATATACTGGCCATGGTGCTGGTACCAATTGGGTTTATCCGTTTGACCTTTCACCATACTTTAATAATGCTTACCGGACCCCGGTGATTTTTTCCTGGTGTTGTCGAACCGTATTAGGAAAAAATTATTTAGGTCAGAGGTGGTTAAGGCCAGGAAACCTTAAAAGACCACGTGGTGCTGTAGCCTTTATTGGTACTACTACTGCCGGGCTTTATGCCCGATACCGAAACTTTGTAGCCCGTAACTTCTTTCGGGCAATTTTTCAATATCAAACCTTAGATATTAGTGCCGCTCTTAAACAGGGGCTTGATAGTCTTTGGCAGTATAGTCCAGATTCTTTTGGCCATGTGTTGTATCAAGAATGGAACCTTATCGGCGACCCGACGTTACAACTTTGGTCACGAGTTCCACAAAAAATGATTTGTGAACATGACACAATAATTAACAACCAAAGGCAAGTCTTTGAGCTCCGAGTAAAAAATCTGTATGGTGAACCAATACCCGGCGCTCTGGTTTGTTTGAGCACTATAGATGATCGGACCTTTTATTATCGGGGTCATACAAACCATTTAGGAGTTATTACTTTTGAAATCAATCCCCAAGGTCTCGAAGCTTTTGATATTACTGTAAGCGCCTCCAATTATTTACCGTACGAAAACCGCTGTCGTATAATTGAAAGATTCATTATAAACGAGACAAGTAACGAGTTTCTTAAGAGATATAATATTCCCAACGAGACAGAATTTTTTCTTATTGATGTCCAAGGGCGTGTCATTGTGAACTCCGATGCTTATAGTAGCAATTATAAATTACGGCCAGGAATTTATTATCGTTATGAGAAAGTCCCGAAGGCGAAAACCGCCAAGAAACTAATCTTATTAAAATAA
- a CDS encoding GreA/GreB family elongation factor has protein sequence MALNLVTVVKDYVQKRNPEKLLEVFLEYMASKSPDSDFLELYEALDYLSTHANDLSHHLTEITEFIFEYLLEHQYYNQLKKFLCEHGNFFTPTAKQRSEIIMFYKTQYAYIENINEILHHSGIYETERLGDAIRAIEKLITFRPSTPVYNSRFGYGEIVKIDWLLDCVVVNFFSGQQHLIPLSSALSILEVLESNNFFYLKIKSPQKIEELILENPERLLTILARDLQKKLTAKDIKELLKDTVNPDLIDKLIKLLKLTSENNTTKRYQKTCKTDKEEINYNDLLSAPSEEIVRILKASPRAQKEKIVEFLLLNNKELVFNLFLNSTDKQIWEIIFNQLPSEHLTSIITRVFNEYRQYPQQFFYLVKSGVFDDKLEILLRHLDLASQKKLASEVRKQIIANNYQLISSALENLDTSQAFKILARINELSNFYPEEKDFIYKLFEKKFGRLNTQKDDWVYHTERAIKLKQEELNRLKYEELPKVAAEVAQARSYGDLRENFEYKAAKEKQKRLFNLITQIEDALKKARPIDFSQIDTTKVSIGTKVTLINDEGKNINYTILGPWDSDLTAGIISYLAPFAQKLLGKTVGDEVLDLEGRRYKILAISKPDLLS, from the coding sequence ATGGCGCTGAACTTGGTTACAGTTGTCAAAGATTATGTCCAGAAACGAAATCCAGAAAAACTTTTAGAGGTGTTTTTAGAATATATGGCATCTAAGTCCCCGGACTCAGATTTTCTAGAACTTTACGAGGCGCTTGATTATCTAAGTACACATGCTAATGATTTAAGTCATCATTTAACAGAAATTACTGAATTTATCTTTGAATATCTATTGGAGCACCAATATTATAATCAGCTGAAAAAATTTCTTTGTGAGCATGGGAATTTTTTCACCCCTACTGCTAAACAACGATCTGAGATTATTATGTTTTACAAAACCCAATACGCCTATATTGAAAACATCAATGAAATTCTACATCATTCTGGTATTTATGAAACCGAACGGTTAGGAGACGCAATAAGAGCGATTGAAAAGTTAATTACATTTAGACCCTCAACCCCGGTCTATAATAGCCGTTTTGGTTATGGCGAAATTGTAAAAATTGATTGGCTACTTGATTGTGTTGTTGTAAACTTCTTTTCTGGTCAGCAACATCTAATTCCTTTATCATCGGCGCTTTCAATATTAGAGGTATTAGAATCTAATAACTTTTTTTACTTAAAAATAAAATCGCCTCAAAAAATCGAAGAGCTTATTTTAGAAAACCCTGAAAGACTTCTTACGATACTTGCACGCGATTTACAAAAAAAACTAACTGCTAAAGATATAAAGGAATTATTAAAGGACACTGTAAACCCAGATCTTATTGACAAGTTAATAAAACTATTAAAACTAACATCTGAAAATAATACGACAAAACGTTATCAGAAAACTTGTAAAACGGATAAAGAAGAAATTAACTATAATGATCTTTTATCAGCTCCGAGCGAAGAAATAGTTAGGATACTTAAAGCAAGTCCTAGAGCCCAAAAAGAAAAAATTGTGGAATTTTTATTACTTAATAATAAAGAATTAGTCTTTAACCTTTTTTTGAATTCAACAGATAAACAAATTTGGGAGATAATTTTTAATCAGCTACCCAGTGAACACTTAACATCGATTATTACTCGGGTATTTAACGAGTATAGACAGTACCCTCAACAGTTTTTCTATTTAGTAAAAAGTGGCGTGTTTGATGACAAATTAGAAATTTTGTTAAGACATCTCGATCTAGCCTCTCAAAAAAAATTAGCATCAGAAGTTCGCAAGCAAATTATAGCGAACAATTATCAGCTTATATCTTCGGCTTTAGAGAACTTAGATACATCCCAGGCTTTTAAAATTCTGGCCCGAATTAATGAACTTAGTAATTTTTATCCGGAAGAAAAGGATTTTATTTATAAACTTTTTGAGAAAAAATTTGGGCGCTTGAATACCCAAAAAGATGATTGGGTTTATCACACCGAACGGGCCATTAAACTCAAACAGGAAGAACTTAACCGACTAAAATATGAAGAACTCCCCAAGGTGGCAGCTGAAGTAGCCCAGGCCCGAAGTTATGGCGATTTGCGAGAAAACTTTGAGTACAAAGCAGCAAAGGAAAAACAGAAAAGATTGTTTAACTTGATTACGCAAATCGAAGACGCGCTAAAAAAAGCACGGCCAATTGATTTTAGTCAAATAGACACCACAAAGGTGTCGATAGGCACCAAGGTTACTTTAATTAACGACGAAGGTAAAAATATTAACTATACAATTCTGGGCCCCTGGGATTCAGATTTGACGGCAGGTATCATTTCTTACTTGGCCCCTTTTGCTCAAAAACTTTTAGGTAAAACTGTTGGAGACGAAGTTTTAGACCTTGAGGGTAGAAGATATAAAATCTTAGCCATAAGCAAACCGGATTTGCTCTCTTAA
- the folE2 gene encoding GTP cyclohydrolase FolE2 codes for MRDLQSEPDNRNIPIDKVGVKNLRYPICLSDKFHKKQHTIASINMYVNLPHNFRGTHMSRFVEILNRFHREIAIQNIGNILRTMKQELNAESAHLEMAFPYFILKRAPISGEVGLMEYQCRFLGDFTDKVRLVLEVSVPITTLCPCSKALSTKSAHNQRGIIKVQVRFRGFLWIEDLIELVEDCGSSPVYSLLKREDEKYVTEHAYEHPVFVEDIVRNVAIKLENCPQIIWYKIETESYESIHNHDAYASLEKKIH; via the coding sequence ATGCGGGATTTACAATCTGAACCGGATAATCGTAACATTCCGATCGATAAAGTGGGAGTTAAGAACTTACGTTATCCAATTTGTCTTTCTGATAAATTTCACAAAAAACAACATACAATTGCTAGTATTAACATGTATGTAAATTTACCCCATAACTTTCGCGGTACCCATATGAGTCGATTCGTTGAAATCCTCAATCGGTTTCACCGAGAAATTGCAATTCAAAACATTGGTAATATTCTTAGAACCATGAAACAAGAATTAAACGCTGAATCGGCACATTTGGAGATGGCATTTCCGTATTTTATTTTAAAAAGAGCGCCAATTTCTGGTGAAGTTGGACTTATGGAATATCAGTGTCGATTTTTAGGCGACTTTACTGATAAAGTAAGACTAGTTTTAGAGGTTAGTGTTCCAATTACAACCTTATGTCCTTGCTCGAAGGCCTTAAGTACAAAAAGTGCTCATAATCAACGAGGTATCATTAAAGTACAAGTTCGGTTTCGAGGATTTTTGTGGATTGAAGATCTAATTGAGCTGGTTGAAGATTGTGGCTCTAGCCCGGTGTATTCATTATTAAAACGTGAGGATGAAAAATATGTTACTGAACATGCTTATGAACATCCGGTATTTGTTGAAGATATTGTCCGGAATGTTGCGATAAAATTAGAAAATTGTCCTCAAATTATTTGGTATAAAATCGAAACCGAAAGTTACGAATCAATTCACAATCATGACGCTTATGCGTCCTTGGAAAAAAAGATAC